Proteins co-encoded in one Streptomyces roseochromogenus subsp. oscitans DS 12.976 genomic window:
- a CDS encoding class I SAM-dependent methyltransferase codes for MPKARETAVYTHGHHESVLRSHTWRTAANSAAYLLGSLKPHMKILDIGCGPGTITADLAELVPDGQVTGVDHAPGILDQARATAAGRGLANVDFAVADVHALDYPDDTFCVVHAHQVLQHVGDPVQALREMRRVTRPGGFIAVRDGDYAAMTWYPAVPGLDDWLDLYERVARANGGEPDAGRRLKAWALAAGLTDITVTSSTWTFATPEERAWWSGLWADRTLASAYAERATRGGHATEEGLRAVSEAWREWGRREDGWFAVLHGEILCRKEA; via the coding sequence ATGCCGAAAGCGCGGGAGACCGCCGTCTACACGCACGGGCACCACGAGTCGGTGCTGCGTTCGCACACCTGGCGGACCGCCGCCAACTCCGCGGCCTATCTGCTCGGCTCCCTGAAGCCGCACATGAAGATCCTGGACATCGGCTGCGGTCCGGGCACCATCACCGCCGACCTGGCGGAACTGGTCCCGGACGGCCAGGTCACCGGCGTCGACCACGCGCCGGGCATCCTGGACCAGGCCCGGGCCACCGCGGCCGGGCGCGGTCTGGCGAACGTGGACTTCGCGGTCGCCGACGTGCACGCGCTGGACTATCCCGACGACACCTTCTGTGTGGTCCACGCCCACCAGGTGCTGCAGCACGTCGGCGACCCGGTGCAGGCGCTGCGCGAGATGCGCCGGGTGACCAGACCGGGTGGGTTCATCGCCGTACGCGACGGGGACTACGCGGCGATGACCTGGTATCCGGCGGTGCCGGGCCTGGACGACTGGCTGGACCTGTACGAGCGGGTGGCCCGCGCCAACGGCGGTGAGCCCGACGCCGGGCGCCGGCTGAAGGCGTGGGCGCTGGCCGCCGGGCTGACCGACATCACCGTCACCTCCAGCACCTGGACATTCGCCACGCCCGAGGAGCGGGCCTGGTGGAGCGGTCTGTGGGCCGACCGCACCCTGGCCTCCGCCTACGCCGAACGGGCCACGCGGGGCGGCCACGCCACCGAGGAAGGGCTGCGGGCCGTGTCCGAGGCATGGCGGGAGTGGGGCCGGCGGGAGGACGGCTGGTTCGCGGTCCTGCACGGAGAGATTCTGTGCCGCAAGGAAGCCTGA
- a CDS encoding MBL fold metallo-hydrolase, which translates to MTQQTHEPEAHEPETYEPATRESETYESETYESETYESGSATTTTSATSATTTAPTRTTLAPAPLAPPFPPLAEPRPLGEHRVWPRTFHDRLTAPLPGIKAVARFAREGAVRPGPEGIAGIPRLPCAPAPLPRVDTRTLAVTWAGHASWVVRIGGLTVLTDPVWSRRILGTPARITPVGVPWDTLPRIDAVVISHNHYDHLDAPTLRRLPRDTRVFAPAGLGRWFRRRRFTRVTELDWWEGAELSGVRFDFVPAHHWSKRTLTDTCHSLWGGWVLTDADGQRLYFAGDTGYGHWFSRIGRRYPGIDLALMPIGAYEPRWWLSDVHCDPEEAVQATLDAGARRMAPMHWGTFILSAEPVLEPLRRVRAAWEKARLERDDLWDLPVGGSKALESSAPKGARGCVRHAAAAARARESTMDR; encoded by the coding sequence ATGACGCAGCAGACGCATGAGCCCGAGGCACACGAGCCAGAGACGTATGAGCCAGCTACGCGCGAGTCCGAGACATACGAGTCCGAGACGTACGAGTCCGAGACGTACGAGTCCGGATCGGCAACGACCACCACGTCGGCCACGTCGGCCACGACGACCGCACCGACCCGCACCACACTCGCACCGGCCCCCTTGGCACCCCCTTTCCCGCCGCTGGCCGAGCCCCGTCCCCTCGGCGAACACCGCGTGTGGCCGCGGACGTTCCACGACCGGCTCACCGCTCCGCTGCCCGGCATCAAGGCCGTCGCCCGTTTCGCCCGCGAAGGCGCCGTACGCCCCGGTCCCGAAGGCATCGCCGGCATCCCCCGGCTGCCCTGCGCACCCGCCCCGCTGCCCCGCGTCGACACGCGTACCCTCGCCGTCACCTGGGCCGGACACGCCAGTTGGGTCGTCCGGATCGGCGGCCTGACGGTCCTCACCGACCCCGTCTGGTCCCGCCGCATCCTCGGCACCCCGGCCCGCATCACCCCCGTCGGCGTCCCCTGGGACACCCTGCCGCGCATCGACGCCGTCGTCATCAGCCACAACCACTACGACCACCTGGACGCCCCCACGCTGCGCCGACTCCCCCGGGACACCCGGGTGTTCGCACCGGCGGGCCTCGGCCGCTGGTTCCGGCGCCGGCGCTTCACCCGTGTCACCGAGCTGGACTGGTGGGAGGGCGCCGAACTGTCAGGCGTCCGCTTCGACTTCGTCCCCGCTCACCACTGGTCCAAGCGCACCCTCACCGACACCTGTCACAGCCTCTGGGGCGGCTGGGTCCTCACCGACGCCGACGGACAGCGCCTCTACTTCGCCGGCGACACCGGCTACGGCCACTGGTTCTCCCGCATCGGCCGCCGCTACCCCGGCATCGACCTCGCCCTCATGCCCATCGGCGCCTACGAACCGCGCTGGTGGCTCAGCGACGTCCACTGCGACCCCGAGGAAGCGGTCCAGGCCACCCTCGACGCAGGCGCCCGCCGCATGGCCCCCATGCACTGGGGTACCTTCATCCTCTCGGCAGAACCGGTCCTGGAACCGCTCAGGAGAGTGCGGGCGGCCTGGGAGAAGGCCAGGCTGGAGCGGGACGACCTGTGGGACCTGCCGGTCGGCGGATCAAAGGCGCTGGAGTCGAGCGCCCCGAAAGGGGCGCGGGGCTGTGTCCGACATGCGGCTGCCGCCGCGCGGGCGCGAGAAAGCACCATGGACCGGTAG
- a CDS encoding aminotransferase class I/II-fold pyridoxal phosphate-dependent enzyme has translation MRRTDPEGHGPVRYGPPLPGDGLPVLPDLTAVLAAAASRADAQPVGGAPALLEAACGYWTRRGLPTVPDHVAAGPGAPALLLAVTAALAADGADVLVPRPCAAWWAPYARLLGRPVFHVPTPAESGGVPDPYALLETVRRVRAEGGEPRLLVLSVADDPTATVAPPELLHETVEAATAEGLHLVSDETWRDTLHHPHDTVLLSPAEMRPDQVTVVTDLAGSLLPAGWPAAVARFPATEPGRHLHARVLDILTALGARIAAPVAAAAGY, from the coding sequence ATGCGGCGGACGGACCCCGAGGGCCACGGCCCGGTCCGCTACGGCCCACCCCTGCCCGGTGACGGCCTCCCCGTACTCCCCGACCTCACCGCCGTACTCGCCGCCGCGGCGAGCCGCGCCGACGCCCAGCCCGTCGGCGGCGCACCCGCCCTCCTCGAAGCGGCCTGCGGCTACTGGACCCGGCGTGGACTGCCCACCGTCCCCGACCACGTGGCCGCCGGTCCCGGCGCCCCCGCGCTGCTGCTCGCCGTCACCGCCGCACTCGCCGCAGACGGCGCCGACGTCCTGGTCCCCCGCCCCTGCGCCGCCTGGTGGGCGCCGTACGCCCGGCTGCTCGGCCGGCCCGTCTTCCACGTGCCCACTCCCGCCGAGAGCGGCGGCGTCCCCGACCCCTACGCCCTGCTGGAGACCGTCCGCCGGGTCCGCGCCGAGGGCGGCGAACCCCGGCTGCTCGTGCTCTCCGTCGCCGACGACCCCACCGCCACCGTCGCCCCGCCCGAACTGCTGCACGAGACCGTCGAGGCCGCCACCGCCGAGGGGCTGCACCTGGTCAGCGACGAGACCTGGCGCGACACCCTGCACCACCCCCACGACACCGTCCTGCTCAGCCCCGCCGAGATGCGTCCCGACCAGGTCACCGTCGTCACCGACCTCGCCGGATCCCTGCTGCCCGCCGGCTGGCCCGCCGCCGTCGCCCGCTTCCCGGCCACCGAACCCGGACGGCACCTCCACGCGCGCGTGCTCGACATCCTCACCGCGCTCGGTGCCCGCATCGCCGCACCCGTCGCCGCGGCCGCCGGCTACG
- a CDS encoding NAD(P)/FAD-dependent oxidoreductase produces MSRPHVVIVGAGFAGYRAARTLARLTRNRADITLLNPTDYFLYLPLLPQVAAGILEARRVTVSLPGTLRGVRLVLGEADHVDLDGCSVHYSDPEGGIGTLGYDRLVLCVGSVNKLLPIPGVAEHAHGFRGLPEALYLRDHVTRQVELAAADDDPKSRAARCTFVVVGAGYTGTEVAAHMQLLTDRLARRNPLPGVRPRWLLLDVADRVLPELDERLSRTADRVLRARGVDVRMGTSVKEATHDGVLLTDGEFVASRTLVWCVGVRPDPLMEAVGQPLERGRLIVDPQLRVPGRPGVFGCGDAAAVPDLDRPGAFAPMTAQHAWRQGKVAGENVAASLGLGRRRRAYRHRDLGFAVDLGGVQAAANPFGIPLSGPAAGAVTRGYHLAALPAGRVRVAADWLLDAVLPRQGVQLGLVRSWAVPLDTASPELPRVPRRPEEAGGPGKTGGPERTGGPEQAGSTGGPDHPAPGPVRHTDPPDPAHE; encoded by the coding sequence GTGAGCCGACCTCACGTCGTGATCGTCGGCGCCGGTTTCGCCGGGTACCGGGCTGCCCGCACGCTGGCCCGGCTGACCCGGAACCGGGCCGACATCACCCTGCTGAACCCGACCGACTACTTCCTGTACCTGCCACTGCTGCCCCAGGTCGCCGCCGGCATCCTGGAGGCCCGCAGGGTCACCGTGTCGCTGCCGGGCACCCTGCGAGGGGTGCGGCTGGTGCTCGGCGAGGCGGACCATGTCGATCTCGACGGGTGCAGCGTCCACTACAGCGACCCCGAGGGCGGCATCGGCACCCTCGGGTACGACCGGCTGGTGCTGTGCGTCGGCAGCGTCAACAAGCTGCTGCCCATCCCCGGGGTCGCCGAACACGCGCACGGCTTCCGCGGTCTGCCCGAGGCGCTGTACCTGCGCGACCACGTGACCCGTCAGGTGGAGCTCGCCGCCGCGGACGACGACCCGAAGAGCCGCGCCGCCCGGTGCACCTTCGTCGTGGTCGGCGCCGGCTACACCGGCACCGAGGTGGCCGCGCACATGCAGCTGCTCACCGACCGGCTGGCCCGCCGCAACCCGCTGCCCGGCGTCCGGCCCCGCTGGCTGTTGCTGGACGTCGCGGACCGCGTGCTGCCCGAGCTGGACGAACGACTCTCCCGCACCGCCGACCGGGTGCTGCGGGCACGGGGCGTGGACGTGCGCATGGGCACGTCGGTGAAGGAGGCCACCCATGACGGGGTGCTGCTCACCGACGGGGAGTTCGTCGCCTCCCGGACCCTGGTGTGGTGCGTGGGCGTACGCCCGGATCCGCTGATGGAGGCCGTAGGGCAGCCGCTGGAGCGGGGCCGGCTGATCGTCGACCCCCAGCTGCGGGTACCGGGCCGGCCTGGGGTGTTCGGCTGCGGGGACGCGGCCGCCGTACCGGACCTGGACCGTCCAGGGGCCTTTGCGCCGATGACGGCCCAGCACGCGTGGCGGCAGGGCAAGGTCGCTGGGGAGAACGTGGCCGCCTCGCTCGGCCTCGGGCGGCGCCGGCGGGCGTACCGCCATCGCGACCTGGGTTTCGCGGTCGACCTCGGCGGGGTCCAAGCCGCCGCGAACCCGTTCGGCATCCCGCTGTCCGGCCCGGCGGCCGGCGCGGTCACCCGCGGCTACCACCTGGCCGCGCTGCCCGCGGGCCGCGTCCGGGTGGCCGCCGACTGGCTGCTGGACGCCGTACTGCCGCGCCAGGGCGTCCAGTTGGGCCTCGTCCGGTCCTGGGCGGTCCCCCTGGACACGGCCTCCCCGGAGCTGCCACGGGTACCGCGCCGACCGGAAGAGGCGGGCGGACCGGGAAAGACGGGCGGACCGGAACGGACGGGCGGACCGGAGCAGGCCGGCTCCACCGGCGGCCCGGACCACCCCGCTCCCGGCCCCGTCCGGCACACCGACCCCCCGGACCCCGCCCACGAGTGA
- a CDS encoding DUF2795 domain-containing protein, translating to MQRGSDRLSVHRDDEMKHELKDLLRSRHPTRVEEWHDPEPAADDDPEVWSGPVGGLGSPASLERTRAELARTLSRGCFPATARDLARMLRRRNAPGTLADGVARLPHSARYENVQQLAEALAGGR from the coding sequence ATGCAGCGAGGCAGTGACCGGCTGAGCGTTCACCGGGACGACGAGATGAAACACGAGCTGAAGGACCTGCTGAGGTCCCGGCATCCGACGCGCGTGGAGGAGTGGCACGATCCGGAGCCGGCCGCCGACGACGACCCGGAGGTGTGGAGCGGGCCCGTGGGCGGCCTGGGTTCGCCGGCGTCGCTGGAGCGGACGCGGGCGGAGCTGGCCCGGACCCTGAGCCGCGGCTGCTTCCCGGCGACCGCGCGTGACCTGGCCCGCATGCTGCGCCGGCGGAACGCGCCGGGCACGCTGGCCGACGGGGTGGCGCGACTGCCGCACTCGGCGCGCTACGAGAATGTGCAGCAGCTGGCCGAGGCGCTGGCGGGCGGCCGCTGA
- a CDS encoding DedA family protein: MASLAAASTSAVPPESTQQAIGYPSLFLLVLVGALVPVVPTGALVSSAAVVAFHQTAPFSPALVFVTASLAAFLGDAALYWLGLRGMRSRNGSRWLEAIRARAPDARLASAREKLAEHGVAVLVLSRLVPAGRIPVMLACLMADWPLRRFVRGNLPACLAWAVTYQVIGILGGSLFKEPWEGVVVAVGLTVVISAVPNVVRRVR, encoded by the coding sequence GTGGCGTCGCTCGCCGCCGCCTCCACGTCGGCCGTGCCGCCGGAGTCGACGCAGCAGGCGATCGGTTATCCGTCGTTGTTTCTGCTGGTGCTGGTCGGGGCGCTGGTGCCGGTGGTGCCGACCGGGGCGCTGGTGAGTTCGGCGGCGGTGGTGGCGTTCCATCAGACGGCGCCGTTCTCGCCGGCTCTGGTGTTCGTGACGGCGTCGCTGGCCGCGTTTCTGGGAGATGCGGCGCTGTACTGGCTGGGGCTGCGCGGGATGCGGTCGCGGAACGGGTCGCGGTGGCTGGAGGCGATACGGGCGCGGGCGCCGGACGCGCGGCTGGCGTCGGCGCGGGAGAAGTTGGCCGAGCACGGGGTCGCCGTGCTGGTGTTGTCTCGGCTGGTGCCTGCCGGTCGTATTCCGGTGATGCTGGCGTGTCTGATGGCCGACTGGCCGTTGCGGAGGTTCGTGCGGGGGAATCTGCCCGCGTGTCTGGCCTGGGCGGTCACGTATCAAGTGATCGGGATTTTGGGGGGTTCGTTGTTCAAGGAGCCTTGGGAGGGGGTTGTGGTGGCGGTGGGGCTGACCGTGGTGATCAGTGCTGTGCCGAATGTGGTGCGGCGGGTTCGGTAG
- a CDS encoding histidine phosphatase family protein, with the protein MHLLLVRHGETPSNLDHLLDTAVPGPGLTPLGEAQAAALPEALAGEDIEALYVSTMRRTQLTAAPLAAARGLGTIVRDGVREVSAGDLEMLPGESPEGREYMRTVFAWAAGDTGQRIPGGESGEEALARYDAVIAEAAASGAGTVAVVSHGAAIRLWTAARAHNVDVAYAAARPLRNTGVIVLEGSPSDGWKVLSWDSAVVEPAGESGPTGEPVETAQ; encoded by the coding sequence ATGCACCTCCTCCTCGTCCGCCACGGTGAGACCCCGTCCAACCTGGACCACCTGCTGGACACCGCCGTGCCCGGTCCCGGGCTGACCCCGCTCGGCGAGGCACAGGCCGCCGCACTGCCCGAGGCGCTCGCCGGGGAGGACATCGAGGCCCTCTACGTCTCCACGATGCGGCGCACCCAGCTCACCGCCGCCCCGCTGGCCGCAGCCCGGGGCCTTGGGACGATCGTCCGCGACGGCGTGCGCGAGGTGTCCGCCGGCGACCTGGAGATGCTGCCCGGGGAGTCCCCCGAGGGCCGGGAGTACATGCGCACGGTGTTCGCGTGGGCGGCCGGCGACACCGGGCAGCGCATCCCCGGCGGAGAGAGCGGCGAGGAGGCCCTCGCCCGGTACGACGCCGTGATCGCGGAGGCCGCCGCGAGCGGCGCCGGCACCGTGGCCGTGGTCAGCCACGGCGCCGCGATCCGCCTGTGGACCGCTGCCCGCGCCCACAACGTCGACGTTGCCTACGCCGCCGCCCGCCCCCTGAGGAACACCGGCGTGATTGTCCTGGAGGGCTCCCCGTCCGACGGCTGGAAGGTCCTGTCCTGGGACAGCGCCGTGGTGGAACCGGCCGGGGAGAGCGGCCCGACGGGGGAGCCGGTGGAGACGGCGCAGTAG
- a CDS encoding VOC family protein, whose product MEILGASLRICVDDLEAAVPFYERLSGGRALRFERGGVQVAAIGSFLLMSGPEEELEILRKVAATIAVQDVDEAHRLLTDLGARILAGPVPTPVGRNLLAMHPDGSVFEYVDQRG is encoded by the coding sequence ATGGAAATTCTGGGCGCCTCGCTGCGTATCTGCGTCGATGACCTCGAAGCCGCCGTCCCGTTCTACGAGCGGCTGTCGGGTGGCAGAGCCCTGCGGTTTGAGCGGGGTGGGGTGCAGGTGGCCGCGATCGGGTCCTTTCTCCTGATGAGCGGGCCGGAAGAGGAGCTGGAGATTCTACGGAAGGTGGCGGCGACCATCGCCGTGCAGGACGTCGACGAGGCCCACCGGCTGCTGACGGACCTCGGCGCCCGGATCCTCGCGGGGCCGGTGCCGACGCCGGTGGGCCGGAATCTGCTGGCGATGCATCCGGACGGGTCGGTGTTCGAGTACGTGGACCAGCGGGGCTGA
- a CDS encoding ABC-F family ATP-binding cassette domain-containing protein, translated as MGHLEAAHLEYHLPDGRTLLGDVSFRVGEGAAVALVGPNGAGKTTLLRLISGELKPHGGTVTVSGGLGVMRQFVGSVRDETTVRDLLVSVAPPRIREAAQAVDEAEHAIMTVDDEAAQLAYAQALADWAEARGYEAETLWDMCTTAALGMPYERAQWRQVRTLSGGEQKRLVLEALLRGTDEVLLLDEPDNYLDVPGKRWLEEQLRETRKTVLFVSHDRELLARAAEKIVSVEPGPAGADAWVHGGGFATYHEARRERFARFEELRRRWDEKHAQLKKLVLSLRQAASVSHELASRYAAAQTRLRKFEEAGPPPEPPREQDITMRLKGGRTGVRAVTCKGLELTGLMQPFDLEVFYGERVAVLGSNGSGKSHFLRLLAGDDVAHTGEWKLGARVVPGHFAQTHAHPELQGRTLLDILWKEHSQDRGAAMSRLRRYELTQQAEQSFDRLSGGQQARFQILLLELEGVTALLLDEPTDNLDLESAEALQEGLEAFEGTVLAVTHDRWFARSFDRYLVFGSDGRVRETPEPVWDERRVARAR; from the coding sequence ATGGGACATCTGGAAGCCGCGCACCTCGAGTACCACCTCCCCGACGGGAGGACCCTGCTCGGGGACGTGTCCTTCCGGGTCGGCGAAGGCGCCGCCGTCGCCCTCGTCGGCCCGAACGGCGCCGGCAAGACGACCCTGCTGCGACTGATCTCCGGCGAGCTGAAGCCGCACGGCGGCACCGTCACCGTCAGCGGCGGGCTCGGCGTGATGCGTCAGTTCGTGGGCTCCGTACGCGACGAGACGACCGTACGGGACCTGCTCGTGTCCGTCGCCCCGCCCCGCATCCGCGAGGCCGCACAGGCGGTCGACGAGGCCGAGCACGCCATCATGACGGTCGACGACGAGGCCGCCCAGCTGGCCTACGCCCAGGCCCTCGCCGACTGGGCCGAGGCGCGCGGCTACGAGGCCGAGACCCTGTGGGACATGTGCACCACCGCCGCCCTCGGCATGCCGTACGAGCGCGCCCAGTGGCGCCAGGTGCGCACCCTCTCCGGCGGCGAGCAGAAACGCCTCGTGCTGGAGGCGCTGCTGCGCGGCACCGACGAGGTGCTGCTGCTGGACGAGCCGGACAACTACCTCGACGTGCCGGGCAAACGGTGGCTGGAGGAGCAGCTGCGGGAGACCCGCAAGACGGTCCTGTTCGTCTCGCACGACCGTGAACTGCTCGCCCGTGCCGCCGAGAAGATCGTCTCCGTGGAGCCCGGGCCGGCCGGTGCCGACGCCTGGGTGCACGGCGGCGGCTTCGCCACCTATCACGAGGCCCGCCGCGAACGCTTCGCCCGCTTCGAGGAGTTGCGCCGCCGCTGGGACGAGAAGCACGCCCAGCTCAAGAAGCTGGTGCTGAGCCTGCGTCAGGCAGCCTCCGTCTCCCACGAGCTGGCCTCCCGGTACGCGGCCGCCCAGACCCGGCTGCGCAAGTTCGAGGAGGCCGGACCGCCCCCAGAGCCGCCGCGCGAGCAGGACATCACCATGCGCCTGAAGGGCGGCCGCACCGGCGTAAGGGCGGTCACCTGCAAGGGACTTGAGCTGACCGGCCTGATGCAGCCGTTCGACCTGGAGGTCTTCTACGGCGAACGGGTCGCTGTCCTCGGCTCCAACGGCTCCGGCAAGTCGCACTTCCTGCGGCTGCTCGCGGGCGACGACGTCGCGCACACGGGGGAGTGGAAGCTCGGCGCACGCGTCGTACCCGGCCACTTCGCACAGACCCACGCGCACCCCGAACTCCAGGGCCGCACCCTGCTCGACATCCTGTGGAAGGAGCACTCCCAGGACCGCGGCGCGGCCATGTCGAGGCTGCGCCGCTACGAGCTGACCCAGCAGGCCGAGCAGTCCTTCGACCGGCTCTCCGGCGGCCAGCAGGCCCGCTTCCAGATCCTGCTGCTGGAACTGGAGGGCGTCACCGCCCTGCTGCTGGACGAGCCCACCGACAACCTCGACCTGGAGTCCGCCGAGGCCCTCCAGGAGGGCCTGGAGGCCTTCGAGGGCACGGTCCTCGCGGTCACCCACGACCGCTGGTTCGCCCGCTCCTTCGACCGCTACCTGGTCTTCGGCAGCGACGGCCGCGTCCGCGAGACCCCGGAACCCGTCTGGGACGAACGCCGCGTGGCACGGGCTCGCTAG
- a CDS encoding transketolase, which produces MNTAELAELGQQLRVDSVRASDAAGSGHPTSSMSAADLLAVLLAHHLRYDFERPEHPANDRFVLSKGHASPLLYAAYKAAGVIEDGELLTFRRIGSRLEGHPTPRRLPWVETATGSLGQGLPVGVGIALAGKHLDRTGYRVWVLCGDSELAEGSVWEAAEHAGYEGLDNLIAIVDVNRLGQRGPTRHGHDLDAYARRFEAFGWRTLEVDGHDVDAIDRAYGEALATDGQPVVVLARTLKGKGVAAVEDREGHHGKPLPDAEQAIAELGGPRDLHVRVNEPPAAAALRDLTTEVLRLPRYGKGDEVATRDAFGAALAALGTARRDVVALDGEVGDSTRTEEFAKAHPERFFECYIAEQQLVAAAVGMAARGWLPYASTFAAFFTRAYDFVRMASISGSGINLVGSHAGVAIGQDGPSQMGLEDLAMFRAVYGSTVLYPCDANQTARLVAAMSGLDGIRYLRTSRGKTPVIYGPEEEFPVGGSKTLRSSEEDRLTVVAAGVTVPEALAAADRLAEDGVRVRVIDLYSVKPVDTDTLRRAAEETGCLLTVEDHHAEGGLGDAVAGAFADGRPVPRLVRLAVRAMPGSAAPDEQLHAAGIDALGIAAAAKLLVEEAIVR; this is translated from the coding sequence ATGAACACCGCCGAACTCGCCGAACTGGGACAGCAGTTGCGCGTGGACAGTGTGCGGGCGTCCGATGCCGCGGGGTCCGGGCACCCCACGTCCTCGATGTCCGCCGCCGATCTGCTGGCCGTCCTGCTCGCCCACCATCTGCGCTACGACTTCGAGCGCCCCGAACACCCGGCCAACGACCGCTTCGTGCTGTCCAAGGGACACGCCTCGCCCCTGCTGTACGCCGCGTACAAGGCCGCCGGTGTGATCGAGGACGGCGAACTGCTCACCTTCCGCAGGATCGGCAGCCGGCTCGAGGGACATCCGACGCCCCGGCGGCTGCCCTGGGTGGAGACCGCCACCGGATCCCTCGGCCAGGGCCTGCCGGTCGGCGTCGGCATCGCCCTCGCCGGCAAGCACCTGGACCGCACCGGCTACCGGGTGTGGGTGCTGTGCGGCGACAGCGAGCTGGCCGAGGGCTCGGTGTGGGAGGCCGCCGAACACGCCGGGTACGAGGGCCTCGACAACCTGATCGCGATCGTGGACGTCAACCGGCTCGGCCAGCGCGGCCCCACCCGGCACGGCCACGACCTGGACGCCTACGCCCGCCGCTTCGAGGCCTTCGGCTGGCGCACCCTCGAGGTCGACGGCCATGACGTCGACGCGATCGACCGGGCCTACGGCGAGGCGCTGGCCACGGACGGGCAGCCCGTCGTGGTGCTCGCCCGCACCCTCAAGGGCAAGGGCGTCGCCGCTGTCGAAGACCGCGAGGGGCACCACGGAAAGCCGCTGCCGGACGCCGAGCAGGCCATCGCCGAGCTCGGCGGACCGCGCGACCTGCACGTCCGGGTCAACGAGCCGCCGGCCGCCGCGGCGCTGCGCGACCTGACCACCGAGGTGCTCCGGCTCCCGCGCTACGGCAAGGGCGACGAGGTCGCGACCCGGGACGCCTTCGGCGCTGCCCTCGCCGCGCTCGGCACCGCCCGCCGCGACGTGGTCGCCCTGGACGGCGAAGTCGGCGACTCCACCCGCACCGAGGAGTTCGCCAAGGCGCACCCCGAGCGGTTCTTCGAGTGCTACATCGCCGAGCAGCAGCTGGTCGCCGCGGCCGTCGGCATGGCCGCGCGGGGCTGGCTGCCGTACGCCTCCACGTTCGCCGCGTTCTTCACCCGGGCCTACGATTTCGTGCGCATGGCGTCCATCAGCGGCTCCGGCATCAACCTGGTCGGCTCGCACGCCGGGGTCGCGATCGGGCAGGACGGGCCCTCGCAGATGGGCCTGGAGGATCTGGCCATGTTCCGCGCCGTGTACGGCTCGACCGTGCTGTATCCGTGCGACGCCAACCAGACCGCCCGGCTGGTCGCGGCGATGTCCGGGCTGGACGGCATCCGCTATCTGCGTACCTCGCGCGGGAAGACGCCGGTGATCTACGGCCCCGAGGAGGAGTTCCCGGTCGGCGGCAGCAAGACGCTCCGGTCGAGCGAGGAGGACCGGCTGACGGTCGTCGCGGCCGGGGTCACCGTACCGGAGGCGCTGGCCGCGGCCGACCGGCTCGCCGAGGACGGCGTCCGGGTGCGGGTGATCGACCTGTACTCCGTCAAGCCCGTCGACACGGACACGCTGCGCCGGGCCGCCGAGGAGACCGGCTGTCTGCTCACCGTGGAGGACCACCATGCCGAGGGCGGCCTCGGCGACGCCGTCGCGGGGGCCTTCGCCGACGGCCGGCCCGTGCCCCGGCTGGTCCGGCTCGCGGTACGGGCCATGCCGGGCTCGGCCGCGCCCGACGAGCAGCTGCACGCGGCCGGTATCGACGCCCTCGGTATCGCGGCGGCCGCCAAGCTGCTGGTGGAGGAGGCGATCGTGCGATGA
- a CDS encoding GvpL/GvpF family gas vesicle protein: MTGPRYVYAVCRPFGTPLQAELKGVGGAPPALLRHHDLVAVVSTVPAADCCEDALKAHLDDPDWLDATARAHQGVIDALTTVTTPLPLRPGIVFQDDWSVRMMIEAREDEFRRTLDRLEGRVEWGVTLSLEPEPAEPAPARAEAFARSLHELLSRHAEDSRLHTPEISGLSTVPGRNVLAAAYLVPRAQSEEFVELVDRARDEAPGIRVELTGPWAAYSFTGEAVP; encoded by the coding sequence ATGACCGGACCGCGTTACGTCTACGCCGTCTGCCGCCCCTTCGGGACGCCCCTGCAGGCCGAGCTCAAAGGCGTCGGGGGCGCCCCGCCGGCGCTGCTGCGCCACCACGACCTGGTCGCGGTCGTCAGTACGGTCCCGGCGGCGGACTGCTGCGAGGACGCCCTGAAGGCGCACCTGGACGACCCGGACTGGCTGGACGCGACCGCCCGCGCGCACCAGGGCGTGATCGACGCACTCACCACGGTCACGACCCCGCTGCCGCTCCGGCCCGGGATCGTCTTCCAGGACGACTGGTCGGTGCGCATGATGATCGAGGCCCGTGAGGACGAATTCCGGCGCACTCTCGACCGGCTGGAGGGCCGGGTGGAGTGGGGTGTGACGCTGTCCCTGGAGCCCGAGCCCGCCGAACCCGCTCCCGCGCGGGCCGAGGCGTTCGCCCGCTCGCTGCACGAGCTCCTCTCCCGGCACGCCGAGGATTCACGGCTGCACACCCCCGAGATCTCCGGGCTGTCCACCGTGCCCGGCCGGAACGTCCTCGCCGCGGCCTATCTGGTGCCCCGCGCGCAGTCCGAGGAATTCGTGGAACTGGTGGATCGCGCGCGGGACGAGGCACCCGGAATCCGTGTGGAACTCACCGGCCCCTGGGCCGCCTATTCCTTCACGGGGGAGGCGGTGCCGTAA